In the Flavobacterium sp. 90 genome, TTTAGATAATTTTATTTTCATGTTATTTAAATATTTTGAACTTGATCCATACTTTATACTGCTACCAATACTCTTGATAACAGATACAGACTTGATTAAATTAATTTTATATTTTTTCCAGCCGGAAATTGATAATACTTTTACTTTAATTCAGGCTGCTATTTATAATCGTATAAATAAATTATCAATGCCTAAAGGAGAGCAATTGAATCTGTGGATGATTGATTGTCTTAGCAAAATGGCTTGTATCCAGCCTAAAGTTGTGGAGCAAATAATTCGGGAATAGCTCTTTTGTTTTACTTTCTTTATATTCCTCATAAGATTTGAGGATTAAACGCTGGCAAAAGGAACCAGCTTTTGAAAAGATTTTTCGATAAAATAAAATTTTGGTCATAATGGTTAGTTAATAAAGTTTTGGTTAATTATTTTGGTTGTTTTTTTTAATTCATAAACAGAAATTGTTTGTAATATTCACATAGACAAATCACTACTCTTTAAATAAAAGAGGCGCCATTTCTTTGAAACTGCGTCTCCACGTCAAAAATTCGTGACCTGTATTTTCGGAGACATAAGAAACTGCATTGTATCCGGCATCTTTCAGGGTTTTTACTGCAATCTGCACAGATTCGGGTTTTTCACGGCTGCCACAGCTTATAAAAACAAGCTTAACTTTTGATTTATCTTTAATTTCTTCAGGTTTATAAATCCCTCCGCTTAGAAGCGCATAATGAGAAAAAACGTCGGGTTTATTGAGTGTAATCGTGTGTGTTTCCATTCCTCCCATTGATAAACCTGCCATTGCACGATTTGCCTGATTCGAAAGTGTTCTGAAATTTGAATCAACATAAGGGATTAATTCTTCGATAAGAACGGTATGAAAAGGCTCTATTTTGAAGCTTGCCAAACCTCCATATTTAATTTCATTTGTCATTCCGTAGGTCATTACAATAAGAAATGGTTTTATTTTTCCTTCAGAAATTAAATTATCCATGATTAGATTTACATGTCCCTGATTACTCCACGCTGTCTCATCTTCGCCCCAGCCATGTTGCAAATACAAAACGGGATATTTTTTATTTTTATCTTTATCATAACCCGGAGGCGTGTATACAAAGGCTCTACGCGATGTATTAGTACTTTTTGAAGGAAATAAAATCTGTTGTACATTTCCATGCGGAACCTCTTTTAACGCATAAAAGTCCTTATCGTGAGCAGGTATTTCGACACCACTTTCCCAACGTGTCGATCCATAAAAGTTAAGTGCACCGGGATCGTTAAAAAGACCTCCGTCGACCGTTACATGATAATAATGAAAGCCCTCATCCATTGCTCCTGCTGTGGTACCTCTCCAGAAACCATCTGCTTCTTTTGCAAGAACAGTTCCTCCTTTTGCCCCGCCTAATCCAAGACTTACTACAACAGACTTGGCTTCGGGAGCTAAA is a window encoding:
- a CDS encoding alpha/beta hydrolase-fold protein translates to MKQFTIAILCMFVWSGGVCFAQTSQTSIIEDFKSSTVNQPGQEYPKVNSQGYVRFQILAPEAKSVVVSLGLGGAKGGTVLAKEADGFWRGTTAGAMDEGFHYYHVTVDGGLFNDPGALNFYGSTRWESGVEIPAHDKDFYALKEVPHGNVQQILFPSKSTNTSRRAFVYTPPGYDKDKNKKYPVLYLQHGWGEDETAWSNQGHVNLIMDNLISEGKIKPFLIVMTYGMTNEIKYGGLASFKIEPFHTVLIEELIPYVDSNFRTLSNQANRAMAGLSMGGMETHTITLNKPDVFSHYALLSGGIYKPEEIKDKSKVKLVFISCGSREKPESVQIAVKTLKDAGYNAVSYVSENTGHEFLTWRRSFKEMAPLLFKE